The following proteins are encoded in a genomic region of Neomicrococcus aestuarii:
- the glgA gene encoding glycogen synthase, with translation MRTDIVTKEFPPTIYGGAGVHVAELSRVLAPKLDLRVRAFGEPRPEDYHGAIVSSYAAPSEFDAANAAVQTMATDLLMLQDFAGADVIHSHTWYANFAGHLGSLLHHVPHVISAHSLEPLRPWKAEQLGGGYALSSWVESTAYHAADAIIAVSDGMRRDIERAYPTVDASKIHVVHNGVDTDTWQPDTATDVVESYGIDPQKPSVVFVGRITRQKGVPYLLQAARHLPPEVQLVLCAGAADTPELAAHVNSLITELKETREGVVVIEKMMPRHELIQILTNATVFACPSIYEPLGIVNLEAMSCGTAVVASATGGIPEVVVDGETGYLVPLEQVQDGTGTPLNEEEFVSTFAAALNKALEDPERAAAMGQAGRQRAIEAFSWDAISDKTIEVYRAAQERFAARTSESK, from the coding sequence GTGCGAACTGACATTGTTACCAAAGAATTCCCTCCCACCATTTATGGCGGCGCGGGTGTCCACGTGGCGGAGCTTTCACGAGTCCTTGCCCCCAAGCTAGATCTTCGAGTCCGCGCCTTCGGCGAACCTCGTCCCGAGGATTATCACGGCGCCATCGTTTCCAGCTATGCGGCCCCGTCTGAGTTTGATGCCGCGAACGCTGCTGTTCAGACGATGGCCACGGATTTGCTCATGCTCCAGGATTTCGCAGGAGCGGATGTTATTCATTCGCACACCTGGTACGCGAACTTTGCTGGTCACCTCGGTAGCCTTTTGCACCACGTCCCTCACGTCATTTCCGCGCACTCGCTAGAGCCGTTGCGCCCGTGGAAGGCTGAACAGCTCGGTGGCGGATACGCGCTCTCCTCCTGGGTGGAGTCCACCGCGTATCACGCAGCGGACGCCATCATTGCGGTGTCTGACGGAATGCGCCGTGACATTGAACGGGCGTACCCCACCGTGGATGCGTCCAAGATTCACGTGGTTCACAACGGCGTAGATACGGACACGTGGCAGCCAGATACCGCCACGGATGTCGTGGAAAGCTACGGCATTGATCCACAGAAACCCTCCGTAGTTTTCGTCGGTCGCATTACCCGCCAAAAGGGCGTGCCGTATCTCTTGCAGGCAGCCCGCCACTTGCCACCAGAGGTTCAGTTGGTTCTGTGTGCCGGTGCGGCAGACACGCCAGAGCTCGCAGCGCACGTCAACTCGCTCATTACAGAGCTCAAGGAAACGCGCGAGGGTGTGGTGGTCATCGAGAAGATGATGCCACGCCACGAGCTCATCCAGATCCTCACCAACGCCACCGTTTTTGCGTGCCCGTCCATTTACGAGCCTCTGGGCATCGTGAACTTGGAAGCCATGTCCTGTGGAACAGCCGTGGTCGCTTCGGCTACGGGCGGCATTCCGGAGGTCGTGGTGGACGGTGAGACCGGCTACTTGGTGCCACTCGAGCAGGTTCAGGACGGTACGGGCACTCCTTTGAATGAAGAGGAGTTCGTCTCCACGTTCGCTGCTGCCCTCAACAAGGCACTCGAGGATCCAGAGCGTGCCGCCGCGATGGGACAGGCCGGTCGACAGCGCGCCATCGAAGCCTTCAGCTGGGATGCCATCTCGGATAAGACCATCGAGGTCTACCGCGCCGCGCAAGAACGCTTTGCGGCTCGCACTTCAGAAAGCAAGTAA
- a CDS encoding acyl-CoA dehydrogenase family protein produces MTVTNESTIPVPDVAHGSINKELLGELQLGKWADVRKTARALAAKPELHKAEGASMNDQRSRVFEQLGILVDSNAVHRAFPAQFGGEDNHGGNIAGFEELVIADPSLQIKAGVQWGLFGSAVLHLGTQSHHERWLPGIMSLEIPGAFAMTETGHGSDVASIATTATYDEETQEFVLHTPHRAAWKDYLGNAAVHGKAATLFAQLITKGVNHGVHAFYVDIRDQEGNFLPGIGGEDDGLKGGLNGIDNGRLHFTQVRIPRDHLLNRYGNVDEDGTYSSPIESPGRRFFTMLGTLVQGRVSLDGAAVTASKMGLKIAITYANQRRQFNASSDTHEEVLMDYQRHQRRLIPRLAQTVAAGFAHEVLLEKFDEVFSGAHDTDEDRQDLETLAAALKPLSTWGALDILQECREACGGAGFLGENRITSLRQDLDIYVTFEGDNNVLLQLVAKRLLSDYAAEFRHLDAGVLARFMVRRAESLVFNRSGLRQLGQTVVDSGSEKRSANYLKEERTQRELLTLRVQDMIAGVADDMRAAAKLPQAEAAAVFNAHQDELIAAARSHAELLQWEAFTKAIAGIEDDTTRQVMTWLRDVFGLTLIEKNLSWYLMNGRLSMQRARTLSPYINRLLGRLRPHVQDIVDSWGFTDDHLRASIATGAEETRQEQAAEYARKLRASADAPIEEKVLLNRRRAERKASEKGGVKS; encoded by the coding sequence ATGACTGTGACGAACGAATCCACCATCCCCGTCCCAGACGTGGCCCACGGATCAATCAACAAAGAACTCCTCGGCGAACTCCAGCTCGGCAAGTGGGCAGACGTCCGCAAGACGGCTCGCGCACTCGCGGCTAAGCCTGAACTTCACAAGGCCGAGGGCGCCTCGATGAATGATCAGCGCTCCCGGGTCTTCGAACAGCTCGGCATTCTGGTGGATTCCAATGCTGTTCACCGTGCCTTCCCGGCACAGTTCGGTGGCGAGGACAACCACGGCGGCAACATCGCCGGCTTCGAAGAGCTCGTGATCGCGGACCCTTCCTTGCAGATCAAGGCCGGCGTCCAGTGGGGCCTCTTTGGTTCGGCCGTCTTGCACCTCGGAACCCAGAGCCACCACGAGCGCTGGCTCCCAGGCATCATGAGCTTGGAAATCCCGGGCGCTTTCGCCATGACGGAGACCGGCCATGGTTCTGACGTAGCGAGCATCGCTACCACCGCAACATATGACGAGGAAACCCAAGAGTTCGTCCTCCACACTCCACACCGCGCAGCGTGGAAGGACTACCTAGGCAATGCTGCCGTGCACGGTAAAGCAGCAACCCTCTTCGCTCAGCTCATCACTAAGGGCGTCAACCACGGCGTCCATGCATTTTACGTAGATATCCGCGACCAAGAAGGAAACTTCCTCCCCGGAATCGGGGGCGAGGATGACGGCCTCAAAGGTGGCCTGAACGGCATCGATAACGGCCGCCTCCACTTCACTCAGGTCCGCATCCCGCGCGATCACCTCTTGAACCGCTACGGAAATGTGGACGAGGACGGCACGTACTCCTCCCCCATTGAGTCTCCAGGACGCCGCTTCTTCACGATGCTCGGAACTCTTGTTCAGGGCCGCGTTTCCTTGGACGGCGCCGCTGTTACGGCCTCCAAGATGGGCTTGAAGATCGCCATCACGTACGCCAACCAGCGCCGCCAGTTCAACGCGAGCTCGGACACGCATGAGGAAGTCCTCATGGACTACCAGCGTCACCAACGCCGTTTGATCCCGCGCCTCGCCCAGACGGTCGCCGCGGGCTTTGCCCACGAAGTACTGCTTGAGAAGTTTGATGAAGTCTTCTCCGGCGCGCATGACACGGACGAGGATCGCCAAGACCTCGAAACCCTTGCCGCCGCGCTGAAGCCACTAAGCACGTGGGGCGCGCTGGACATTCTGCAGGAGTGCCGCGAGGCGTGCGGTGGTGCCGGATTCTTGGGAGAGAACCGCATCACTAGCCTGCGCCAAGACTTGGACATCTACGTCACTTTCGAAGGTGACAACAACGTCCTCCTCCAGTTGGTCGCCAAGCGATTGCTCAGCGATTACGCGGCCGAGTTCCGTCACCTCGATGCCGGCGTGCTCGCTCGCTTCATGGTGCGCCGCGCCGAAAGCCTGGTGTTCAACCGCTCTGGTCTTCGTCAGTTGGGTCAGACCGTGGTGGATTCGGGCTCGGAAAAGCGCTCCGCGAACTACCTCAAGGAAGAGCGCACGCAGCGTGAACTGCTGACGCTTCGAGTTCAGGACATGATCGCAGGCGTTGCCGATGACATGCGAGCTGCCGCGAAGCTGCCACAGGCAGAAGCCGCCGCGGTGTTCAACGCTCATCAGGACGAGCTCATTGCCGCGGCTCGCTCCCACGCCGAACTCTTGCAGTGGGAAGCCTTCACCAAGGCCATCGCGGGGATTGAGGATGACACCACTCGTCAGGTTATGACGTGGTTGCGCGACGTCTTCGGTCTCACCCTGATCGAGAAGAACCTTTCGTGGTACCTCATGAATGGCCGCCTCTCGATGCAGCGAGCACGTACCCTCTCGCCGTACATCAACCGCTTGCTGGGCCGACTGCGTCCACACGTGCAGGACATTGTGGACTCGTGGGGCTTCACGGATGATCACTTGCGTGCCTCGATCGCCACCGGTGCCGAAGAGACCCGCCAGGAGCAAGCCGCCGAATACGCACGAAAACTTCGCGCATCCGCGGACGCTCCCATTGAGGAAAAGGTCCTTTTGAACCGTCGCCGCGCTGAACGCAAGGCGTCGGAAAAGGGCGGGGTCAAGTCCTAA
- a CDS encoding TetR/AcrR family transcriptional regulator, whose translation MNSATVSSSQPPSSVDGRASRWDQHRTVRRLELIASARKAVHRLGPSASMEEIAAASHTSKSVFYRYFGDKDGLRHSMGEVVINQLREAVISAGESKASPEEALFSMVHAYLAQAERSPNTYEFVTAHLETSDSRALAHFFSELTVMMHERMADYVHANRADGASADSLAYWPEGALGMIRSVGESWLRQSPHDPARPSAELLARRVSDWLLYGISSITKATRKVSR comes from the coding sequence GTGAACTCCGCCACAGTATCTTCGTCCCAGCCCCCGTCCTCCGTGGATGGTCGCGCTTCACGCTGGGACCAGCACCGCACGGTGCGCCGCCTTGAACTCATTGCCAGCGCGCGCAAAGCCGTCCACCGGCTGGGTCCCTCCGCTTCCATGGAAGAGATCGCAGCTGCGTCCCACACCAGTAAGTCGGTGTTCTACCGATACTTCGGTGACAAAGACGGTCTGCGTCACTCAATGGGCGAAGTGGTCATCAATCAACTTCGCGAAGCAGTCATCAGCGCCGGTGAGTCCAAAGCCAGCCCTGAGGAAGCGCTCTTCAGCATGGTGCATGCGTACCTGGCTCAAGCCGAACGCTCACCCAATACGTATGAGTTCGTGACCGCCCACCTCGAAACCTCGGACTCCCGCGCTCTAGCGCACTTCTTCTCCGAGCTCACCGTGATGATGCACGAGCGCATGGCCGATTACGTCCACGCGAACCGCGCCGATGGCGCCTCCGCCGATTCCCTCGCCTATTGGCCCGAAGGTGCGTTGGGAATGATTCGCTCTGTCGGCGAATCCTGGCTGCGCCAATCACCCCATGATCCTGCCCGCCCGTCGGCAGAACTTCTTGCACGCCGAGTCTCTGACTGGCTGCTCTACGGCATTTCCTCCATTACCAAAGCAACTCGAAAGGTCTCCCGATGA
- a CDS encoding acetyl-CoA C-acetyltransferase: MTEQNQTPASAQTARRAVVIGGNRVPFARAHGAYANASNQDLLTAALDGLVARFGLQGERIGQVSAGAVIKHSKDFNLTREAALGTALSKGTPAVDVQMACATGMEAIGSLANKIKLGQLDSAIGGGVDSISDAPIVFSDGVRHALLEVTRAKSIPQKLAAFSKVRPKDLAPVAPGTNEPRTGLSMGEHQALTTAQWKITREAQDQLAAASHNNLAAAYDRNFFDDLITPYAGLSKDNNMRAGSSVEKLATLKPVFGKSLGDQATMTAGNSTPLTDGASVVLLGSEEWAQSKGLPILADFVDFEAGAVDFVSGEEGLLMAPAYAVPRMLARQGLTLQDFDYYEIHEAFAGTVLSTLAAWEDEDFCRNKLGLDGALGSIDRSKLNVNGSSLAAGHPFAATGGRLVATLAKMLHEKGSGRGLISVCAAGGQGVVAILEAR; the protein is encoded by the coding sequence ATGACCGAGCAGAACCAGACCCCAGCATCCGCCCAAACCGCACGCCGCGCCGTCGTCATCGGTGGAAACCGTGTTCCGTTCGCCCGTGCACACGGTGCCTACGCCAACGCCTCCAATCAGGATCTCCTCACCGCAGCCCTCGACGGCCTCGTTGCACGCTTCGGCTTGCAGGGGGAGCGCATCGGTCAGGTTTCGGCCGGCGCCGTGATCAAGCACTCGAAAGACTTCAACCTCACTCGCGAAGCCGCTTTGGGCACCGCGCTTTCTAAGGGCACCCCAGCTGTAGACGTTCAGATGGCCTGCGCCACCGGCATGGAAGCCATCGGCTCTCTCGCGAACAAGATCAAGCTCGGCCAGTTGGATTCCGCCATTGGTGGCGGTGTTGATTCGATTTCTGACGCGCCGATCGTGTTCTCTGACGGAGTGCGTCACGCCCTTCTTGAGGTCACCCGTGCGAAGAGCATTCCACAAAAGCTTGCCGCTTTCTCTAAGGTCCGCCCGAAAGACCTTGCCCCAGTGGCACCAGGTACCAACGAGCCCCGCACGGGACTTTCCATGGGCGAGCACCAGGCCCTGACCACTGCTCAATGGAAGATCACCCGCGAAGCTCAGGACCAACTGGCTGCAGCGAGCCACAACAACCTCGCCGCTGCCTATGACCGCAACTTCTTCGATGACCTCATCACCCCGTATGCGGGACTGAGCAAGGACAACAACATGCGTGCGGGCTCGAGCGTCGAGAAGCTCGCCACCCTCAAGCCAGTGTTCGGCAAGAGCCTCGGCGATCAGGCCACCATGACGGCCGGTAACTCCACCCCACTCACTGACGGTGCATCCGTGGTGTTGTTGGGTTCCGAAGAATGGGCTCAGTCCAAGGGCTTGCCTATTCTTGCGGACTTCGTGGACTTCGAAGCTGGTGCCGTTGACTTCGTCAGCGGTGAAGAAGGCTTGCTGATGGCACCGGCGTACGCCGTTCCTCGCATGCTCGCCCGCCAGGGACTGACGCTGCAGGACTTTGACTACTACGAGATCCACGAAGCGTTCGCAGGCACCGTGCTCTCCACGCTTGCCGCGTGGGAAGACGAAGACTTCTGCCGCAACAAGCTGGGCCTTGACGGCGCGCTGGGTTCGATCGATCGCAGCAAGCTCAACGTCAACGGATCGTCTCTCGCAGCCGGTCACCCGTTCGCCGCAACCGGCGGCCGTCTGGTGGCGACCCTCGCAAAGATGCTTCACGAAAAGGGCAGCGGCCGCGGACTCATCTCTGTATGCGCAGCCGGCGGTCAGGGCGTTGTGGCAATTTTGGAGGCACGCTAA
- a CDS encoding 3-oxoacyl-ACP reductase, translating to MADAYMDLVGSGFGKVLAKQLGLPQPPTLRRYVEGEPIAPGPVLLLGAGATAQQLADVLLGWGLDVRRHFTDGVRFGAVLLVADSFEAPSELSAPALELGRAVKSLARGARVISLSKQAASQDAPAVAAVRRGIEGLVRSVARELRGGATANGLFLGDGVDGFNASLLGALRFFLSGKSAYVDGQFLSVSTTDSEVPDVRTAQYDGAASPLAGKVAVVTGAARGIGAAIARVLKRDGATVVVVDVPAAGDALTKVANELGGTALQLDITRADAGQVILDHARGRHGSLDIVVHNAGITRDKLLANMDQAKWDSVIAVNLESQLRMNEAFLAADLPGLRVVTLASTSGIAGNRGQTNYAASKAGVMGVVASTSPALEARGGGMNAVAPGFIETEMTAKIPVATRAVGRLLLPSLMQGGLPLDVAEAVSFLASPAANGINGQTLRVCGQSLIGA from the coding sequence ATGGCAGATGCATATATGGATCTTGTAGGGTCCGGCTTCGGCAAGGTGCTTGCTAAGCAGCTTGGTTTGCCGCAGCCTCCCACGCTTCGCCGCTACGTTGAGGGCGAGCCGATCGCGCCAGGACCCGTGCTCTTGCTCGGCGCAGGCGCTACGGCTCAGCAGCTTGCAGATGTTCTGCTCGGCTGGGGACTGGATGTTCGTCGTCACTTCACTGACGGTGTTCGGTTCGGTGCGGTTCTTCTGGTCGCTGATTCCTTTGAGGCCCCGTCAGAACTGAGCGCGCCGGCCCTTGAATTGGGCCGCGCTGTGAAGTCGCTGGCTCGCGGCGCACGCGTCATCTCGCTGTCGAAGCAGGCGGCCAGCCAGGATGCACCAGCGGTTGCCGCAGTGCGTCGAGGCATCGAGGGCTTGGTGCGCTCGGTAGCTCGGGAACTGCGTGGCGGCGCCACCGCCAACGGTTTGTTCTTGGGCGACGGCGTGGATGGTTTCAACGCTTCACTGCTTGGCGCGTTGCGCTTCTTCCTTTCCGGCAAGAGCGCTTACGTTGACGGCCAGTTCTTGAGCGTGAGCACCACGGACAGCGAGGTGCCGGATGTTCGCACTGCCCAGTACGACGGCGCAGCCTCGCCTCTCGCAGGCAAAGTTGCGGTGGTCACGGGTGCGGCTCGCGGAATTGGCGCGGCCATTGCGCGCGTGCTGAAGCGCGACGGTGCCACCGTGGTGGTTGTCGATGTTCCTGCCGCTGGCGATGCCTTGACGAAGGTCGCTAATGAGCTCGGTGGAACAGCGCTGCAGCTTGATATCACTCGTGCCGATGCTGGTCAGGTGATTCTTGATCATGCTCGCGGGCGTCACGGTTCCTTGGACATCGTGGTGCACAACGCCGGTATTACTCGTGACAAACTGCTGGCCAACATGGACCAGGCCAAGTGGGACTCCGTGATCGCGGTCAATCTCGAATCACAACTGCGTATGAACGAGGCGTTCTTGGCGGCAGATTTGCCGGGATTGCGCGTCGTGACGCTTGCTTCGACCTCCGGCATCGCGGGCAACCGTGGCCAGACGAACTACGCGGCTTCCAAAGCTGGCGTCATGGGCGTAGTTGCGTCCACGTCTCCAGCGCTTGAAGCGCGAGGCGGCGGAATGAACGCTGTGGCTCCTGGCTTCATTGAGACGGAAATGACCGCCAAAATTCCGGTGGCCACCCGTGCTGTGGGTCGATTGCTCTTGCCATCGCTCATGCAGGGCGGACTGCCGTTGGACGTCGCCGAGGCGGTCTCCTTCTTGGCGTCCCCAGCAGCCAACGGAATCAACGGCCAGACGCTTCGCGTGTGTGGCCAGAGCCTGATTGGAGCCTAG
- a CDS encoding MaoC family dehydratase, with the protein MAILSTMPSVPKLYAQAAAQGIGGSLKGALVKAFVPKNPLNRTPVVKPPVSAESAGVVLPEEKFTVQNHRVDREALVKYQRVMKDTVRDELPSVFLHAQTFPVALHAMSQPEFPLPLMGLVHLANEVDHRRTVRPDEELTVTAWTENPRAHFAGIQFNAVAEIAVGEDVVWRGVSTYLVKGQFLLGNPERPEREEIDLASQRATALWSLGAETGREYAAVSGDFNPIHLSSASAKVAGMKGAIAHGMYSAGRALAATAPHFEAYQWSITFEQPVFLPAKVSFESHAASDEPGKSEFSGWNSKKQRRHFVGWIARR; encoded by the coding sequence ATGGCGATTCTTTCCACGATGCCGTCCGTTCCTAAGCTGTACGCCCAGGCGGCGGCGCAGGGAATCGGAGGATCTTTGAAAGGTGCGCTGGTTAAAGCCTTCGTTCCTAAGAACCCGTTGAACCGGACACCAGTGGTCAAGCCCCCGGTGAGCGCTGAATCGGCCGGAGTAGTTCTTCCGGAAGAGAAGTTCACGGTGCAGAACCATCGCGTGGATCGTGAAGCGTTGGTCAAGTACCAGCGGGTCATGAAAGACACGGTTCGCGACGAACTTCCCTCCGTCTTCTTGCATGCTCAGACGTTCCCGGTGGCACTTCACGCCATGAGTCAGCCAGAGTTCCCCCTTCCGCTGATGGGCTTGGTCCACTTGGCCAACGAGGTTGACCACCGCCGGACCGTCCGCCCCGATGAGGAGCTCACGGTCACTGCGTGGACGGAAAATCCACGTGCGCACTTCGCGGGCATACAGTTCAACGCTGTCGCAGAGATTGCGGTGGGGGAGGACGTTGTGTGGCGCGGAGTCTCCACTTATTTGGTCAAGGGTCAGTTCTTGTTGGGGAACCCGGAGCGGCCCGAGCGTGAAGAGATCGATCTCGCTTCTCAACGAGCAACAGCACTGTGGTCGCTCGGCGCTGAAACGGGCCGTGAATACGCCGCCGTTTCGGGGGACTTCAACCCCATCCACCTCAGCTCAGCATCAGCGAAGGTGGCTGGAATGAAGGGGGCTATTGCCCACGGAATGTACTCGGCCGGACGTGCGCTTGCGGCTACTGCCCCTCATTTTGAGGCGTACCAGTGGTCGATCACATTCGAGCAGCCAGTGTTCCTTCCCGCAAAGGTTTCCTTCGAGTCCCACGCGGCAAGTGATGAGCCAGGAAAGTCGGAGTTCTCCGGCTGGAACTCAAAGAAGCAACGACGTCACTTTGTTGGCTGGATTGCTCGCCGGTAG
- a CDS encoding glycosyltransferase, translating into MNDSGELQKLRIAMVSLHTSPLDQPGRGDAGGLNVYVRQLASALSRAGHHVEVFTRGEGSSDFLSPLIPVHYLPAGPPGPLVKEQLPQHLDEFGHALCKATTDQFDVIHTHYWMSAEAALSCRADFRIPIVHTMHTMGRVKLHEYPEARELAERVDAEDNIVGLAARLTANTPAERDELVRFYQAPLSKIDVIAPGVNLEIFHPDGNRATWPLPKVPGALKVLFAGRIQEFKGPQVLFNALRIARTEHPELPIQAVFIGDISGQDHLNLPHLVERYGMHDDVALLPAQPPERLADWFRAADVVAVPSFSESFGLVAMEAQACGTPVLAHASGGLAHTVLDAQTGALLQDLDPHRWATKLVELARDGVPEAWSAQAAAHARDFSWERTATNAVASYRRAIQPTK; encoded by the coding sequence GTGAATGATTCCGGTGAGTTGCAGAAGCTACGCATCGCGATGGTCTCGTTGCATACCTCGCCGCTGGATCAGCCTGGTCGTGGCGACGCTGGCGGGCTGAACGTGTATGTTCGCCAGTTGGCGTCAGCTTTGAGCCGAGCCGGTCATCATGTGGAGGTTTTTACTCGTGGCGAGGGTTCTTCGGATTTCTTGAGCCCGCTGATCCCGGTGCATTATTTGCCGGCCGGGCCGCCTGGTCCGCTGGTGAAAGAGCAATTGCCGCAGCACCTTGACGAGTTCGGGCACGCATTGTGCAAGGCCACAACGGATCAGTTCGACGTCATTCATACCCATTACTGGATGTCGGCGGAGGCCGCGCTGAGTTGTCGTGCTGATTTCCGAATCCCCATTGTCCACACCATGCACACCATGGGCCGGGTCAAGTTGCACGAGTACCCGGAAGCGCGCGAGCTGGCGGAACGGGTCGATGCTGAGGACAATATTGTGGGCTTGGCGGCCCGGCTGACCGCTAATACGCCTGCCGAACGCGATGAGCTGGTGCGATTCTATCAAGCGCCACTGTCAAAAATCGATGTCATTGCGCCGGGCGTGAATCTGGAGATCTTCCACCCTGATGGGAACCGTGCTACCTGGCCGTTGCCCAAGGTTCCTGGTGCGCTCAAAGTGCTTTTTGCGGGTCGAATTCAGGAGTTCAAGGGCCCTCAAGTGCTGTTCAACGCGCTGAGAATTGCGCGTACGGAGCACCCGGAGCTACCGATTCAGGCTGTTTTCATTGGGGATATTAGCGGCCAGGATCACTTAAACCTTCCGCATTTGGTGGAGCGGTATGGGATGCACGACGACGTAGCGCTGCTCCCAGCCCAACCACCTGAGCGCTTAGCGGATTGGTTCCGTGCCGCTGATGTGGTGGCGGTGCCGTCCTTCTCCGAATCCTTTGGCTTGGTTGCCATGGAAGCTCAAGCGTGCGGCACCCCCGTGCTGGCACACGCGTCTGGCGGCCTGGCGCACACTGTTTTGGACGCCCAGACCGGTGCGCTCCTTCAAGATTTGGATCCGCACCGGTGGGCAACCAAGTTAGTAGAGCTGGCTCGTGACGGTGTTCCCGAAGCTTGGTCTGCTCAAGCTGCTGCTCATGCACGCGACTTCAGCTGGGAACGAACCGCCACGAACGCGGTAGCTAGCTACCGGCGAGCAATCCAGCCAACAAAGTGA
- a CDS encoding peptidoglycan DD-metalloendopeptidase family protein, which produces MLEHVAVEEATTAPKFQRTRGMIAAGVIAIGALAVPTVALTTQSLLFDAREREVTQNLSEVKVELAQVSPVIAPVVKSGVDNSTLNPLVSQVSLKSAATEVNSDGSAADGESVKEAASVAVDLTVEDEDNVGEERFQHPVASINLTSVFGWRNNPTGTGVQLHIGQDYGVSCGSPVTAAADGTVIQSAWAGHSGNRITLQHPDDFRTAYSHNTKLLVEVGTKVKRGDVIALAGTTGNSTGCHVHFEVQRAGKWVNPALFLPKVPGQPESLETPESIAMGAAYNRLGGYGHEAMVVTTPRDDVLAASSTVGKTVKKSATAPQKETPVRKTASSSLPVKSPEQDPPTELSPTPAPTSQAPVVPEPTPLPTTGPKPTEEPKPAAEPTPTVEPSPTAEPSPTVEPSPTPEPTPEPTVEPSPEPTPEPSATPVPEPSPTPTPAPTPEPSPSTTPIPTPSPTPGPSETPDPSASPTPAPSEEPVVSPADVLDPAVFAQQCLVLETASEADRVLLHEQFSEEYALTFSLEAFLRACGLAS; this is translated from the coding sequence ATGTTGGAGCACGTCGCCGTCGAAGAAGCGACCACCGCACCTAAATTTCAACGTACTCGCGGCATGATTGCAGCCGGCGTTATCGCCATTGGAGCTCTTGCTGTCCCGACCGTTGCACTAACCACTCAATCTTTACTTTTCGACGCGCGCGAACGTGAAGTAACGCAGAACCTGTCTGAGGTAAAGGTCGAACTCGCTCAGGTCAGCCCTGTAATTGCCCCTGTAGTCAAGAGCGGGGTGGATAACAGCACCCTGAATCCGTTGGTTAGCCAGGTTTCGCTCAAGAGCGCCGCTACCGAAGTCAATTCGGATGGTTCCGCAGCCGACGGTGAGAGCGTCAAAGAAGCCGCATCCGTTGCCGTGGATTTGACGGTCGAGGACGAAGACAATGTTGGCGAAGAGCGTTTTCAGCACCCCGTCGCGTCCATCAATCTGACGAGCGTCTTCGGCTGGCGCAACAACCCCACGGGCACCGGCGTTCAGCTTCACATTGGGCAGGATTATGGAGTCTCCTGCGGTTCACCTGTCACGGCAGCAGCTGACGGCACGGTGATCCAGTCCGCTTGGGCGGGACACTCCGGAAATCGCATCACACTCCAGCACCCTGACGATTTCCGCACCGCCTACAGTCACAACACCAAACTCTTGGTGGAAGTTGGCACCAAGGTGAAACGGGGCGACGTCATCGCGCTGGCTGGAACCACTGGTAACTCCACCGGTTGCCACGTGCATTTCGAAGTTCAACGTGCCGGCAAGTGGGTGAACCCTGCGTTGTTCTTGCCCAAGGTGCCCGGTCAGCCTGAGTCCCTTGAGACCCCCGAGAGTATTGCCATGGGCGCCGCCTACAACCGCTTGGGTGGTTACGGGCACGAAGCCATGGTGGTCACCACCCCACGCGATGACGTGCTTGCCGCCAGCTCAACCGTCGGAAAGACGGTCAAGAAGAGCGCCACCGCACCACAGAAAGAGACCCCGGTCCGCAAGACTGCGTCGTCGTCCTTGCCAGTTAAGTCACCGGAGCAGGACCCTCCTACGGAGCTTTCCCCCACGCCTGCACCAACGTCCCAAGCACCTGTAGTGCCCGAGCCGACGCCGCTCCCGACAACTGGACCGAAACCAACTGAGGAACCGAAGCCGGCGGCAGAGCCCACGCCAACAGTGGAGCCGAGCCCGACGGCAGAACCCAGCCCAACGGTAGAACCGAGCCCCACCCCCGAGCCGACGCCGGAACCTACTGTTGAACCCAGCCCGGAGCCAACGCCAGAGCCTTCTGCCACTCCAGTGCCTGAGCCTTCGCCCACACCGACGCCGGCACCAACTCCTGAACCGTCACCCTCGACTACCCCGATCCCGACTCCAAGCCCGACGCCAGGCCCAAGTGAAACGCCGGATCCTTCGGCGTCGCCCACCCCTGCTCCTAGCGAAGAGCCGGTGGTCTCCCCCGCTGACGTCCTTGATCCGGCCGTTTTCGCACAACAGTGTCTGGTTCTTGAGACCGCATCAGAGGCGGATCGAGTGCTCTTGCACGAACAATTCTCCGAAGAGTATGCACTCACTTTCAGCTTGGAAGCGTTCCTCCGGGCGTGCGGCCTCGCTTCATGA